In Acidobacteriota bacterium, a genomic segment contains:
- a CDS encoding alpha/beta hydrolase-fold protein translates to MNPLLLQLRRLNKRGDEKALDEFFQSHQFPIVEEDGVTFVYRGEADDVYLQHWVYGLPSYQRFHALDDDSDLWHLHLELPKGSRIEYKFNVVSEGKERLIEDPLNDLKAYDPFGANSVCRAYGYTPPEWTQPDPDARPGAIDDISMHSKIFASDRRFRLYLPARYRRSRNYPLLIVHDGNDYLNFASLQTVLDNLIHRLEIPPLIAALTHSSDRLVEYAADLRHADHLAHELLPYLEKRLPLVRRPEGRGLMGASFGAVAALHAAWTHPDTYGRLLLQSGSFAFTDIGQHWRGPVFDPVVRFMNSFRKNPGKPAEKIFISCGRYESLIYENRSLVPLLQENRLMQVRYREARDGHNWENWRDRLRDGLSWLFPGPLWMVYE, encoded by the coding sequence ATGAATCCCTTACTCCTGCAACTCAGACGGCTCAATAAGCGAGGGGACGAGAAAGCCCTGGACGAGTTCTTCCAGTCCCATCAATTTCCCATCGTTGAAGAGGACGGGGTCACGTTCGTCTACCGCGGCGAGGCCGATGACGTTTATTTGCAGCACTGGGTCTACGGTTTGCCTTCCTACCAGCGTTTCCACGCGCTGGACGACGACTCGGACCTGTGGCACCTGCACCTGGAACTGCCCAAGGGTTCACGTATCGAGTACAAGTTCAACGTCGTCTCCGAGGGCAAGGAGCGGCTGATCGAAGATCCGCTCAACGATCTCAAGGCCTACGATCCTTTCGGCGCGAACTCGGTCTGCCGCGCCTACGGCTACACGCCTCCCGAGTGGACTCAGCCCGACCCCGACGCCCGTCCCGGCGCCATCGACGACATCTCGATGCACAGCAAGATCTTCGCTTCCGACCGGCGCTTCAGGCTCTACCTGCCCGCCCGCTACCGGCGCAGCCGCAACTATCCGCTGCTGATCGTCCACGACGGGAACGACTACCTCAACTTCGCCTCCCTCCAGACGGTGCTCGACAACCTCATCCACCGGCTGGAGATTCCGCCCCTGATCGCGGCGCTGACTCATTCGTCCGACCGCCTCGTCGAATACGCCGCCGATCTCCGTCACGCCGACCACCTGGCCCATGAACTGCTGCCCTACCTGGAAAAGCGTCTCCCCCTGGTGCGCCGCCCTGAAGGCCGGGGACTGATGGGAGCCAGCTTCGGCGCCGTGGCCGCTCTCCACGCCGCCTGGACCCATCCCGACACCTACGGCCGCCTCTTGCTGCAGTCGGGTTCCTTCGCCTTCACCGACATCGGACAGCACTGGCGCGGCCCCGTCTTCGATCCGGTGGTGAGGTTCATGAACAGCTTCCGCAAGAATCCCGGCAAGCCGGCCGAGAAGATCTTCATCTCCTGCGGCAGATACGAGTCGCTCATCTACGAGAACCGCTCCCTTGTTCCGCTCCTGCAGGAAAACCGCCTCATGCAGGTGCGCTACCGCGAGGCCCGCGACGGCCACAACTGGGAAAATTGGCGCGACCGCCTGCGCGACGGCCTCTCCTGGCTCTTTCCCGGCCCCCTCTGGATGGTCTACGAATGA
- a CDS encoding alpha/beta hydrolase-fold protein — protein sequence MKDTSVWHSDRIHREIRLVRWGHYGTPVMIFPTAGGDAEEIERFHLIGALRHLIDEGRVKVYSTDSIAGRAWLEGYPPQHCSWLQTAWDAAIYHEIVPAIQTDCKSPGIEIISAGASIGAFSAVAALCRHPDAFKLAIGMSGTYDLEKYTRGHMNHDFYFSSPLHYLPNLQDGPQLRLLQRRFVVMPYGGGRWEDPQETWRMAHVLGARSIPNRVDPWGPDYDHDWPTWRTMLPQYLGEFA from the coding sequence ATGAAGGACACTTCGGTCTGGCATTCCGACCGCATCCACCGCGAAATCCGTCTGGTGCGCTGGGGGCACTACGGCACCCCCGTGATGATCTTTCCCACCGCCGGGGGCGACGCCGAGGAAATCGAGCGCTTTCACCTCATCGGCGCCCTGCGCCATCTTATCGACGAGGGACGCGTTAAGGTCTACTCCACCGACAGCATCGCCGGACGCGCCTGGCTGGAAGGCTATCCGCCCCAGCATTGTTCCTGGCTGCAAACGGCCTGGGACGCCGCCATCTACCACGAAATCGTCCCGGCCATCCAGACCGACTGCAAATCGCCCGGAATCGAGATCATCTCCGCCGGAGCCTCCATCGGGGCCTTCAGCGCCGTGGCCGCCCTCTGCCGCCATCCCGACGCCTTCAAGCTGGCCATCGGAATGAGCGGCACCTACGACCTCGAAAAGTACACGCGCGGACACATGAACCACGACTTCTACTTCTCTTCGCCCCTCCACTACCTGCCCAACCTCCAGGACGGCCCTCAACTGCGTCTCTTGCAGCGGCGTTTCGTGGTCATGCCCTACGGCGGCGGACGCTGGGAAGATCCTCAGGAAACCTGGCGCATGGCCCACGTCCTGGGCGCCCGCTCCATCCCCAACCGCGTCGATCCCTGGGGCCCCGACTACGACCACGACTGGCCCACCTGGCGCACCATGCTCCCCCAATACCTGGGCGAGTTTGCCTAG
- a CDS encoding winged helix-turn-helix domain-containing protein — protein MMESGGPLGEGRFKVGNWEVDPRSNSLRLGERCQRVEPRVMEVLCCLAEKAGRAVTRTEILERVWPQVTVSEDSLNTAVSKLRRILSQDPAEGEYLETLPKVGYRLLAPVEQSGPSAPPFWKSSKARPWIVALLGAAAAALAITLLPWAAEPSMLRRTASFHITPLTTFEGLEVDPAYGPGDRIAFAWNGPEQDNFDLYLIQPGEGVARRLTRNPSADQEPTWAPDGSRLAYLSLSTEGCQIRLVSALGGQDRKLADCLNPDSDGLHWRRDGKGLLLSERPGPNLPFRIYPLTLEGRRGPPLTSPPESWLGDFSGTLSPDGRWLAFLRSPTLGVEDIWIQPLPEGPARRLTGDGLKIHGLDWSRGGDSILFSSNRGGLFSLWSYSLSQDSIHLVTGAGQDLDSPSASPDSDQFAYLAWTSRADIERLDLSEPRSEGRAIARSTRWDWSPALSPDGQRLAFVSDRSGHPEVWLSRADGDAPRRLTDLGGPFIDALAWSPDGLHLAFETRGPDGPSVLVLQIDGGSPSRLGQSSQRQAYPSWSHDGERLYFASEQNGSWQIYSLVFPGGSPVQVTQDGGLTSRPSSDGKWLYFTRRGRPGIWRMPSSGGPSHLIVSDFPVSERSNWALAGEWLFFVQRPPGGAQTRLMRLDLKSGERVEAALLPRMAPHSALALSADARFAYLSTIVSLQSDIMLLGGLEAAPSTE, from the coding sequence ATGATGGAGAGCGGGGGCCCGTTGGGTGAGGGCCGGTTCAAGGTCGGAAACTGGGAAGTCGATCCGCGGTCCAATTCTCTTAGGCTGGGTGAGCGCTGCCAGCGGGTGGAGCCCCGCGTCATGGAAGTGCTCTGCTGCTTGGCCGAGAAGGCGGGCCGCGCCGTTACCCGCACCGAGATTCTTGAGCGCGTTTGGCCGCAGGTGACCGTCAGCGAAGACTCCCTCAACACCGCCGTCTCCAAGCTGCGCCGCATTCTCAGTCAGGATCCGGCGGAAGGTGAATATCTCGAGACTCTTCCCAAGGTCGGATACCGGCTATTGGCTCCGGTTGAGCAGTCAGGTCCGTCCGCCCCTCCATTCTGGAAGAGCTCAAAGGCCAGGCCATGGATCGTAGCTCTCCTGGGCGCAGCCGCTGCCGCTTTGGCCATCACCCTGCTCCCCTGGGCTGCTGAGCCTTCAATGCTTCGGCGAACTGCTTCTTTCCACATAACCCCCTTGACTACCTTCGAAGGACTGGAAGTCGATCCCGCCTATGGACCTGGAGATCGCATCGCTTTTGCCTGGAATGGCCCTGAGCAAGACAACTTCGACCTCTACCTCATCCAGCCAGGCGAAGGAGTGGCTCGACGGCTGACCCGGAATCCGTCCGCCGATCAGGAGCCGACTTGGGCGCCCGACGGGAGCCGTTTGGCCTACCTGAGCCTCTCGACCGAGGGATGCCAGATCCGGCTGGTATCGGCATTGGGCGGCCAGGACCGCAAGCTTGCAGATTGCCTGAACCCGGACAGCGACGGCTTGCACTGGAGAAGAGACGGAAAGGGCCTGCTGTTGTCGGAACGACCTGGCCCGAATCTTCCATTTCGGATTTATCCGCTGACTCTGGAGGGCCGGCGCGGCCCGCCGCTGACTTCTCCTCCTGAGTCCTGGCTGGGAGACTTCTCGGGTACTCTTTCGCCCGACGGGCGCTGGCTCGCCTTCCTGCGGAGTCCCACCCTGGGAGTCGAAGACATCTGGATTCAGCCGCTGCCGGAAGGTCCAGCCCGGCGACTGACCGGGGACGGACTCAAGATCCATGGATTGGACTGGAGCCGCGGGGGAGACTCCATCCTATTCTCTTCCAACCGCGGCGGCCTCTTTTCCCTGTGGTCTTATTCCCTCAGCCAGGATTCCATTCACCTGGTGACAGGCGCTGGTCAGGACCTGGATTCTCCCTCGGCTTCGCCCGACTCCGATCAGTTCGCTTACCTGGCCTGGACCAGCAGGGCCGACATCGAGCGCCTGGATCTGAGCGAGCCCCGTTCCGAAGGGCGAGCAATAGCCCGCTCAACCCGCTGGGATTGGAGTCCGGCCCTTTCACCCGACGGCCAACGCCTGGCCTTCGTCTCCGATCGCTCAGGGCATCCCGAAGTTTGGCTTTCCCGCGCCGACGGTGATGCACCGCGGCGCCTGACCGACCTCGGGGGCCCATTCATCGATGCCCTGGCCTGGTCGCCGGACGGCCTCCACCTGGCTTTCGAGACTCGCGGCCCGGACGGCCCCTCTGTACTCGTGCTGCAGATAGACGGGGGCTCTCCGAGCCGGCTCGGACAAAGCAGCCAACGGCAGGCCTATCCCAGTTGGTCGCACGATGGAGAACGGCTTTACTTTGCCTCGGAGCAAAACGGCAGTTGGCAGATCTATTCCCTTGTCTTCCCAGGAGGCTCGCCGGTTCAGGTGACGCAGGATGGAGGACTGACGTCGCGGCCTTCCAGCGACGGCAAGTGGCTCTACTTCACACGTCGGGGCCGGCCCGGCATCTGGCGCATGCCCTCCAGCGGAGGTCCCTCCCATCTGATCGTTTCCGATTTCCCGGTATCCGAGCGCAGCAACTGGGCGCTGGCGGGGGAATGGCTCTTTTTTGTGCAGCGCCCCCCGGGCGGAGCGCAAACCCGTTTGATGCGGCTCGACTTAAAAAGCGGCGAGAGAGTTGAAGCGGCCCTCTTGCCGCGGATGGCTCCCCACTCGGCCCTGGCGCTCTCGGCGGACGCACGATTCGCCTACCTTTCGACGATCGTTTCCCTGCAAAGCGACATCATGCTGTTAGGCGGCCTGGAAGCGGCTCCCTCGACCGAGTGA
- a CDS encoding DoxX family protein — protein sequence MRLTFGLSMALTHGLGTLRGFISGVDQFPDPLGLGPSLSMGLMAFAEFFCAMAVALGLATRLACLPLMTGLGVAFFLFHSGDPFSRKELAFLYLAAFTTLALTGPGHWAIDTWLRRLKGKKDS from the coding sequence ATGCGGCTGACCTTTGGACTCTCAATGGCCTTGACTCACGGGCTAGGCACTCTGAGGGGCTTTATCAGCGGCGTTGATCAGTTCCCCGATCCCTTGGGTCTGGGCCCTTCCTTGTCGATGGGTCTGATGGCTTTTGCGGAGTTCTTCTGCGCAATGGCGGTCGCCCTGGGTTTGGCCACACGGCTTGCTTGTCTACCCCTGATGACCGGCCTCGGGGTTGCTTTCTTCCTGTTCCATAGCGGCGACCCCTTCAGCCGCAAGGAACTGGCTTTCCTCTATCTGGCCGCCTTTACCACTTTGGCTCTGACGGGTCCTGGGCATTGGGCCATCGATACCTGGCTCCGCCGGTTGAAAGGGAAGAAAGACTCATGA
- a CDS encoding MBL fold metallo-hydrolase: MKQIRVAGLTFLAALCLWHCTADTANSRPQTSVVSTEASYRAAHEIVLRASDALADEEGQLPSFAVLGKGRLNLAAQFQGTATEGDTWVEYEESLAYLSDRGWSGYSQEYQRPDGSRESLRFVYIPPDEMRLVHLVDKFAIHLAGAGFAHDRRRVARMMPPFLLRGAMDQRSALRYLGSRRGGQGPVDLVTLPLDGETVTLLFDQHQGHLSGLEYLADVPLLGDTLISWEFLDWSDTDELRHPAGYRIRVGDRMLKEVRYQSVTTTNVEQAPVFQVPAEIPVPSEPRRIEPRSGSLQPRPSPREVAPGVYFVPNLRTGFHVMFVDLGEEIAAFEAPTGWLELHQLPASDFVAGASSGSVSRQYIDLIREAVPGKPIRYLVLSHHHGDHAGGLREFLAAGATIVTAADLSGIVRRALQRPHTLDPGAPELTASDLRLEEFSASRMLGEGPNRIELLEFEGNSHAQGMAVMHLPQQGILYVADLAYAWPAAGRPSAAHLAPTRGLARWLRQRNLRPQRIYTSHGAAASVSWGDLERVLSEEDLAPAGEQ; encoded by the coding sequence ATGAAACAAATCCGAGTGGCTGGACTCACGTTCCTGGCTGCCCTGTGCCTGTGGCACTGCACCGCCGACACCGCCAACTCACGGCCCCAGACTTCTGTCGTTTCAACCGAAGCCAGCTATCGCGCCGCCCACGAGATCGTCTTGCGAGCCAGCGATGCTCTGGCAGACGAGGAGGGTCAGTTGCCCAGCTTTGCAGTCCTGGGAAAGGGACGGCTCAACTTGGCCGCTCAATTCCAGGGAACCGCGACCGAAGGTGACACTTGGGTCGAATACGAGGAATCGCTGGCCTACCTGAGCGATCGGGGATGGTCGGGCTATTCGCAAGAGTACCAGCGGCCTGACGGCAGCCGGGAGTCGCTGCGCTTTGTCTACATCCCTCCCGACGAGATGCGCCTGGTGCACCTGGTCGACAAGTTCGCCATCCATCTTGCCGGGGCCGGCTTCGCTCATGACCGAAGGCGGGTGGCCCGCATGATGCCTCCCTTTCTTCTGCGTGGGGCAATGGACCAGCGGTCGGCTCTGCGTTATCTGGGCAGCCGCCGCGGCGGTCAGGGCCCGGTGGACCTGGTCACGCTGCCTCTGGACGGCGAAACCGTGACTCTGCTCTTCGATCAGCATCAAGGCCATCTGAGCGGCCTGGAGTACCTGGCGGACGTCCCTTTGCTCGGCGACACGCTAATATCCTGGGAGTTCCTTGACTGGTCGGATACGGACGAACTGCGGCATCCCGCAGGCTACCGCATCCGGGTCGGCGACAGGATGCTGAAAGAAGTCCGCTACCAGAGTGTCACTACCACGAATGTGGAGCAGGCGCCCGTATTTCAGGTGCCGGCTGAGATCCCGGTTCCCTCCGAACCTCGGCGCATCGAGCCGCGCTCCGGCTCCCTACAACCTCGGCCTTCACCGCGTGAGGTCGCTCCGGGCGTCTACTTTGTGCCCAATCTGCGCACCGGGTTCCACGTCATGTTTGTCGATCTGGGAGAAGAGATCGCCGCTTTCGAGGCTCCCACCGGATGGCTGGAACTCCATCAGTTGCCGGCATCGGACTTCGTAGCAGGGGCCAGCAGCGGGTCTGTCTCCCGCCAGTACATCGACCTGATACGGGAAGCCGTGCCCGGCAAGCCCATTCGTTACTTGGTCCTGAGCCATCATCATGGCGATCATGCAGGCGGACTGCGGGAATTTCTGGCGGCCGGAGCGACGATCGTTACGGCAGCGGATCTGTCGGGCATCGTCCGCAGGGCTCTGCAAAGGCCCCATACCCTGGATCCAGGGGCTCCTGAGCTGACCGCTTCTGATCTGAGACTGGAAGAATTCTCGGCCAGCCGGATGCTCGGAGAGGGGCCCAATCGCATTGAGCTTCTCGAGTTCGAGGGCAATTCTCACGCACAGGGCATGGCCGTGATGCACTTGCCCCAACAGGGAATCCTCTATGTGGCCGATCTGGCCTATGCCTGGCCCGCCGCCGGGCGACCGTCGGCCGCGCACCTGGCCCCGACACGAGGTTTGGCCCGGTGGCTCCGCCAGCGGAACCTGCGACCGCAGCGGATCTATACCTCCCATGGGGCCGCCGCCTCCGTCTCTTGGGGGGATCTGGAAAGGGTCCTGTCGGAGGAGGACCTTGCGCCCGCTGGCGAGCAGTAG
- a CDS encoding extradiol dioxygenase, protein MISGAHAVIYSKDAEADRAFFRDVLQLPHVDAGGGWLIFALPPSEVALHPAEASGRHELFLLCDDIEAFLAKAGERGVQCSPVKDRGWGLLTDMTLPGGGKIGVYQPLRPTPLSGSG, encoded by the coding sequence ATGATCAGCGGAGCACACGCGGTGATCTACAGCAAGGATGCCGAGGCTGATCGGGCCTTCTTCAGGGATGTCCTGCAGCTTCCCCACGTGGATGCGGGCGGCGGCTGGCTGATCTTCGCCCTGCCTCCCTCTGAAGTGGCGCTTCACCCGGCCGAGGCCAGCGGCAGGCACGAGCTGTTCTTGCTCTGCGACGACATCGAGGCCTTCCTGGCCAAGGCAGGCGAGCGCGGCGTCCAATGCAGCCCGGTGAAGGATCGAGGCTGGGGTCTGCTGACCGACATGACCTTGCCCGGCGGCGGAAAAATCGGCGTCTACCAACCCCTCCGCCCCACCCCGCTGAGCGGCAGTGGTTAG
- a CDS encoding cupin domain-containing protein, translated as MKKTALMAWLTALVLACALGAQEEPQVEVLQLAKTTASWDGRALAAYPQGQPEITISRVVVPPGVKLPWHKHPVITAGVVLKGQLTVVTDQGERLHLKAGESIVEVFQKWHQGSNDGDEPTEIVVFYAGVEGTPIVIPRDEQ; from the coding sequence ATGAAGAAGACGGCATTGATGGCGTGGTTGACGGCGTTGGTCCTGGCTTGTGCCCTGGGTGCCCAGGAGGAGCCGCAAGTCGAAGTCCTGCAATTGGCCAAGACCACGGCAAGCTGGGACGGCAGGGCGCTGGCGGCCTATCCTCAAGGGCAACCGGAGATCACCATCTCGCGAGTCGTTGTTCCGCCCGGGGTCAAGTTGCCGTGGCACAAGCATCCCGTCATCACCGCCGGGGTGGTGCTCAAGGGCCAATTGACGGTGGTGACCGACCAGGGTGAGCGGCTGCATCTGAAAGCGGGCGAGTCAATCGTCGAGGTTTTCCAGAAGTGGCATCAAGGCAGCAACGATGGCGACGAGCCCACCGAGATCGTCGTTTTCTATGCCGGGGTGGAGGGGACGCCCATCGTCATACCGAGGGACGAGCAATGA
- a CDS encoding GNAT family protein, which translates to MHVDIRKATEEDAAAVAAVMNAVIAEGEFTLFDQPFSVEEEIRFIASLGERSALFVAETPEGIVGVQSLDLFSDYAASGNHVATLGTWLLPRARGSGAAMLLARESLRFARRKGYEKVVIQVLAGNARALAFYRKLGFRTIGTARRHVKLKDGYHDEIFLEMLL; encoded by the coding sequence ATGCATGTCGACATCCGGAAGGCGACCGAAGAGGACGCGGCGGCTGTGGCGGCCGTAATGAATGCCGTCATCGCCGAAGGCGAATTCACGCTCTTCGACCAGCCCTTCTCGGTTGAAGAAGAAATCCGTTTCATCGCCTCGCTGGGGGAGCGCAGCGCCCTTTTCGTGGCGGAAACACCTGAGGGGATCGTCGGTGTCCAGTCCTTGGACCTGTTCTCGGACTACGCCGCCTCAGGAAACCATGTCGCCACCCTGGGCACCTGGCTGCTGCCCCGGGCCCGCGGCAGCGGCGCGGCCATGCTGCTGGCCCGGGAGTCGTTGCGCTTCGCCCGCCGCAAGGGCTACGAGAAGGTGGTCATCCAGGTCTTGGCCGGAAATGCCCGCGCCCTGGCCTTCTACCGCAAGCTGGGATTCCGTACCATAGGAACGGCCCGGCGCCACGTGAAGCTGAAAGACGGCTATCACGACGAGATCTTCCTGGAGATGCTTCTCTAG